In Edaphobacter bradus, the following are encoded in one genomic region:
- a CDS encoding TonB C-terminal domain-containing protein: protein MPTLETPPNPAPPSPPVKVRSSRYGDLEEHELIHLLDTLDDERSRARFREAVYISIIIWLAIAWFVLYGPQVIFHQPRLINPADVLRERDKQQLTYLDMPNDVSKALPKKPSNVISDKDRVQQTAKPTLDKKTLEQLQAMRRAGEPSPAPSAPAPQPAQQQSQQQAEQPSAPQPLPQHPPQQQPIVDAPRPAPTRPNFGSQTQSAGDAIRQAAEQAARSRGQGGDFGANAPVAHGGLNTGVEVLSDTMGVDFAPYLRRILGDIRRTWVPLIPEEARPPLNKQGETLIRFTILPDGRIGEMHLEASTHDQAIDRAAWGGITGVGQFPPLPSNFKGPNLELRIAFLVNKNPE, encoded by the coding sequence ATGCCAACACTCGAGACGCCTCCCAACCCCGCACCACCCTCCCCGCCTGTTAAGGTGCGTAGTTCCCGCTATGGCGACCTCGAAGAGCATGAGCTGATCCATCTTCTGGACACGCTGGACGATGAGCGCTCACGTGCAAGGTTCCGCGAGGCCGTCTACATCTCGATCATCATCTGGCTGGCAATTGCCTGGTTTGTGCTGTACGGCCCGCAGGTCATCTTCCACCAGCCCCGCCTGATCAATCCGGCCGACGTGTTGAGAGAGCGTGACAAGCAGCAACTGACCTATCTGGACATGCCGAACGATGTGTCCAAGGCGCTGCCGAAGAAGCCGAGCAACGTCATCAGCGATAAGGACCGCGTGCAGCAGACGGCGAAGCCGACGCTGGACAAGAAGACGCTTGAGCAGCTTCAGGCCATGCGCCGCGCGGGTGAGCCTTCTCCCGCGCCTTCAGCACCGGCTCCGCAGCCCGCGCAGCAGCAGTCGCAACAACAGGCTGAACAGCCGTCTGCGCCCCAGCCTTTGCCGCAGCATCCTCCACAACAGCAGCCGATAGTCGATGCACCGAGACCCGCTCCCACCAGGCCGAACTTCGGCAGCCAGACGCAATCCGCAGGCGACGCCATTCGACAGGCAGCCGAGCAGGCGGCGCGGAGCCGGGGTCAGGGCGGCGACTTCGGAGCCAATGCGCCGGTGGCCCATGGCGGGCTGAACACCGGTGTCGAGGTGCTGTCGGACACGATGGGCGTAGACTTCGCTCCGTATCTGCGACGGATCCTCGGCGACATCCGCAGGACGTGGGTTCCGCTCATCCCCGAGGAGGCGCGGCCTCCGTTGAACAAGCAGGGCGAGACGCTGATCCGCTTCACGATTCTCCCCGATGGCAGAATCGGCGAGATGCACCTTGAGGCCTCCACACACGACCAGGCGATCGACCGCGCGGCGTGGGGCGGCATCACCGGCGTCGGCCAGTTCCCTCCCCTGCCGAGCAACTTCAAGGGGCCGAACCTCGAGTTGCGCATCGCCTTCCTCGTCAACAAGAATCCGGAGTAG
- the miaA gene encoding tRNA (adenosine(37)-N6)-dimethylallyltransferase MiaA: MVKHRSHGRDEVPLIVLVGPTASGKTALALRLAEEFDGEIVSCDSVAVYREMEIGTAKPTHEERAMVPHHMIDVAWPDEPVTAGDYSRQAREALRGIAERGHLPIVAGGTGLYLRALIDGLFPAPPQKPGQRERLREIAAKRGPAYLHRMLRRLDRAAAEAIHENDVPKVVRAIEVSLAADEPLTEQWQKGRDELKGYRILRLGLNPPRQRLYERINQRAAAMFDRGLVEEIERLIERYGAECRSLGSLGYAEAAQVLRRELSREDAVARAQQGHRNYAKRQLTWFRREREMHWLNGCGGDDEVLAEARALVAAHLDKGERDLDLREATGRLQ; encoded by the coding sequence ATGGTGAAGCATCGATCGCATGGTCGCGATGAGGTCCCGCTGATAGTGCTGGTGGGCCCCACGGCGAGCGGAAAGACTGCGCTGGCGCTGCGGCTGGCCGAGGAGTTCGACGGCGAGATCGTAAGCTGCGACTCGGTTGCGGTGTACCGCGAGATGGAGATTGGCACGGCCAAGCCAACCCACGAAGAGCGCGCGATGGTGCCGCACCACATGATCGACGTAGCGTGGCCGGACGAGCCCGTAACGGCGGGCGACTACAGCCGTCAGGCCCGTGAGGCTCTGCGCGGAATCGCCGAGCGCGGGCATCTGCCGATCGTTGCGGGCGGCACGGGACTGTATCTGAGGGCGCTGATCGACGGACTCTTTCCTGCTCCGCCGCAAAAGCCAGGGCAGCGCGAGAGGCTGCGAGAGATTGCCGCGAAGCGAGGGCCGGCGTATCTGCACCGCATGTTGCGGCGGCTTGATCGAGCGGCCGCCGAGGCCATCCATGAAAACGATGTTCCGAAGGTCGTCCGCGCGATCGAAGTCTCGCTTGCCGCCGATGAGCCTCTAACGGAGCAGTGGCAGAAGGGACGCGATGAACTCAAGGGATACCGCATACTGCGGCTTGGGCTGAACCCTCCGCGGCAGCGGTTGTACGAGCGCATCAATCAGCGGGCGGCGGCGATGTTCGACCGCGGACTCGTCGAAGAGATAGAACGGCTCATCGAGCGCTACGGAGCCGAGTGCCGTTCGCTGGGATCGCTGGGATATGCCGAGGCCGCTCAAGTGTTGCGGCGCGAACTCAGCCGTGAAGACGCGGTCGCCAGGGCGCAGCAAGGCCACCGCAACTACGCCAAACGCCAGCTCACGTGGTTTCGGCGCGAGCGGGAGATGCACTGGCTGAACGGATGCGGAGGCGATGATGAGGTCCTTGCCGAAGCGCGCGCGCTGGTAGCGGCTCATCTCGACAAGGGCGAGCGTGATTTGGACTTGCGCGAGGCGACCGGTAGGTTACAGTAA
- the crcB gene encoding fluoride efflux transporter CrcB: MRQIIMTYLWIALGSALGGVLRYAITRATLNIDNGFPYGTVLINIIGCFVIGFFGTLTLHGDRYSVPDHIRLFVMVGICGGFTTFSSFSLQTFDLMRSGAWGRALANVVASVVLCFLSVAAGHMAAHRAVAREEIAQNRVEEYTG, encoded by the coding sequence TTGAGGCAGATCATCATGACCTATCTCTGGATCGCTCTCGGCAGCGCACTCGGTGGGGTCCTGCGGTACGCAATCACCCGTGCCACCCTGAACATCGACAACGGTTTTCCTTACGGCACTGTACTGATCAATATCATCGGGTGCTTCGTCATCGGCTTCTTCGGCACGTTGACACTGCACGGTGACAGGTACTCTGTACCCGATCACATCCGCCTGTTCGTCATGGTAGGCATCTGCGGAGGCTTCACGACCTTCTCGTCTTTCAGCCTGCAGACGTTCGACCTGATGCGCTCCGGGGCATGGGGGCGAGCTCTGGCGAATGTTGTCGCGTCAGTCGTGCTCTGCTTTCTCTCGGTAGCGGCCGGGCACATGGCCGCGCATCGCGCGGTGGCACGCGAAGAGATCGCGCAGAACCGCGTTGAGGAGTACACCGGCTGA
- a CDS encoding glycine C-acetyltransferase, which produces MTTSAATRPQLAHLTAQLNDLRQRGTYFRLRVLEDEQGPVCTYDGKKVINLASNNYLGLCDHPKLREAAIAATEKFGVGSGAVRTIAGTMRIHMELEEKIAAFKGVEACVVFQSGFTANAGTVSSILGKEDFIISDELNHASIIDGARLSRAKIKVFRHKDVAHAEEILKEIQNEPGRKLVITDGVFSMDGDIGPVDKLCDVCDKYGAIMMVDDAHASGVLGRNGRGSVDHFGCTSRVDVQVGTLSKAIGALGGYVCGSRDLIEYLYHRARPFLFSTSHPPSVAASCIAAFDLLETEPERIERLWSNTRYFKEQLTATGFDTGGRTTPASETPITPIIIGDGRKTMEFSKTLFDAGVMATGIAFPTVPEGKARIRTIMTSEHNREQIDRALETLTTVARKMAILN; this is translated from the coding sequence ATGACCACTTCAGCCGCAACCCGCCCGCAACTTGCACATCTTACAGCACAATTGAACGATCTCAGGCAACGCGGGACCTACTTTCGGCTTCGCGTTCTCGAAGATGAGCAGGGCCCCGTCTGCACGTACGACGGGAAAAAAGTCATCAATCTTGCGAGCAACAACTATCTCGGTCTGTGCGATCATCCGAAGCTGCGCGAGGCAGCCATCGCTGCGACGGAGAAGTTTGGCGTAGGCTCAGGCGCCGTGCGCACCATCGCCGGTACGATGCGCATCCACATGGAACTGGAGGAGAAGATCGCGGCCTTCAAGGGCGTGGAGGCCTGCGTGGTCTTCCAGTCGGGCTTCACGGCAAATGCAGGTACAGTCTCGAGCATTCTTGGCAAAGAAGACTTCATCATCTCCGATGAGCTGAATCACGCGAGCATCATCGATGGCGCGAGGCTCTCGCGCGCGAAGATCAAGGTCTTCCGCCATAAGGACGTCGCTCACGCAGAGGAGATCTTGAAAGAGATTCAGAACGAGCCCGGGCGAAAGCTCGTAATCACCGATGGAGTGTTCTCGATGGACGGCGACATCGGCCCGGTCGACAAACTCTGCGACGTGTGCGACAAGTACGGCGCGATCATGATGGTCGACGACGCGCACGCAAGCGGCGTTCTGGGACGCAATGGGCGCGGCTCAGTCGATCACTTCGGCTGCACGTCGCGCGTGGATGTGCAGGTAGGTACACTGTCGAAGGCGATCGGCGCGTTGGGCGGCTACGTCTGCGGCAGCCGCGACCTGATCGAATATCTGTATCACCGCGCGCGACCGTTCCTGTTCTCGACCTCGCATCCGCCTTCGGTCGCGGCGTCGTGCATCGCTGCCTTCGACCTGCTGGAGACGGAGCCTGAGCGCATCGAGCGGCTGTGGTCGAATACGCGCTACTTCAAGGAGCAGCTTACCGCGACTGGCTTCGACACTGGCGGGCGAACGACTCCTGCGAGCGAGACTCCGATTACACCGATCATCATCGGAGACGGACGCAAGACGATGGAGTTCAGCAAGACCCTGTTCGACGCCGGAGTGATGGCGACGGGAATCGCCTTCCCCACGGTTCCTGAGGGCAAGGCGCGCATTCGCACCATTATGACGAGCGAGCATAACCGCGAGCAGATCGATCGGGCACTCGAGACCCTGACGACCGTCGCGCGCAAAATGGCAATTCTCAACTAG
- a CDS encoding ester cyclase: MSEQANKALARRWFEEVWNQGRESTIDELFHPQGKAYGFPEPESVLHGPGDFKTIHRQFHGAFSGIHIDIDDLIAEGDRVAIRWTCTMTHNGDALGFPASGKKTTLGGSSFITCRDGKLIDGWNFMDLTKMTLQLQGK, translated from the coding sequence ATGTCAGAGCAGGCGAACAAGGCCCTCGCAAGACGCTGGTTCGAAGAAGTCTGGAACCAGGGCAGGGAATCGACTATCGACGAACTCTTCCACCCACAGGGCAAAGCCTACGGCTTCCCCGAGCCCGAGTCAGTCCTCCACGGCCCCGGAGACTTCAAAACCATCCATCGCCAGTTCCACGGTGCCTTCTCCGGCATCCACATCGACATCGACGACCTGATTGCCGAAGGAGATCGCGTGGCGATCCGCTGGACCTGCACGATGACTCATAACGGCGACGCGCTAGGCTTCCCAGCCAGTGGAAAGAAAACCACCCTCGGCGGTTCGTCCTTCATCACCTGCCGGGATGGCAAACTCATCGACGGATGGAACTTCATGGATCTCACAAAAATGACCCTCCAGCTTCAGGGCAAATAG
- a CDS encoding sensor histidine kinase — MRKTLPWMLRYGLAVASVATALGVALLLHHFQFRGRELSLFLFAVAITAWNAGVGPAVVSIVLSTASFDYFFVPPLYSFYFTFSDLPSLIILVLIAALVTRFSSLRHRVEADLRQARDELQIEVEERTQQASLLNLTHDTIFVRDMSDIITYWNRGAEELYGWTAEEAIGKNSHQLLQTEFPIPIEDVRAELLRTRRWEGELRKTKANGFRVVVASRWSLRRDEQGRAVAILETNNDISDRKRREEEIRQLNDELAKRTTDLEAINKELEAFAYSVSHDLRAPLRHVAGYTELLQKNSSSVLDEKSHRYMATILEAAKKMGNLIDDLLAFSRIGRTETRETTVSLEELVKEVLGEVQEETDGRNIAWRIGPLPNLYADRSMLKLALVNLISNAVKFTRTRPQAEIEIGCTAKEEDGVVVFIRDNGVGFDMKYVNKLFGVFQRLHQSDAFEGTGIGLATVQRIIHRHGGRVWAEGFVDRGATFFFSVPGQRR, encoded by the coding sequence ATGCGGAAGACCCTACCTTGGATGCTGCGGTACGGTCTTGCAGTCGCGTCCGTTGCGACAGCACTCGGGGTAGCACTGCTCCTGCACCACTTTCAATTTCGTGGTCGGGAACTTTCGCTTTTCCTGTTTGCGGTAGCGATCACCGCCTGGAATGCCGGAGTGGGACCTGCAGTCGTGTCGATTGTGCTTTCGACCGCTTCCTTCGATTACTTCTTCGTGCCGCCCCTTTACAGCTTCTATTTCACTTTTTCCGATCTTCCGTCCCTTATCATTTTGGTGCTGATCGCGGCGCTCGTTACACGTTTTAGTTCCCTTCGGCACCGAGTCGAGGCAGACCTTCGTCAAGCTCGCGACGAGCTCCAAATTGAAGTAGAGGAACGAACCCAGCAGGCCAGCCTGCTCAATCTCACACATGACACCATTTTCGTCCGTGACATGAGTGACATCATTACGTACTGGAATCGAGGGGCTGAGGAGTTGTACGGGTGGACGGCAGAGGAGGCAATCGGGAAGAACAGTCACCAACTCCTGCAGACAGAATTTCCGATACCGATCGAGGACGTTCGCGCGGAGTTGCTGCGCACCCGCCGGTGGGAAGGCGAACTCCGGAAGACGAAAGCTAACGGGTTCAGGGTGGTGGTGGCAAGCCGATGGTCTCTGCGTCGAGACGAGCAGGGGCGTGCCGTTGCGATCCTGGAAACCAATAATGACATCAGCGATCGGAAGCGACGGGAAGAAGAGATTCGCCAGCTCAACGACGAGCTTGCGAAAAGAACCACCGACCTCGAAGCCATTAACAAGGAATTGGAGGCGTTTGCTTATTCCGTATCGCATGACCTGCGTGCGCCTCTTCGGCATGTGGCCGGATATACAGAGCTGCTTCAGAAGAATTCCTCGTCAGTCCTGGATGAAAAGAGCCACCGATATATGGCGACGATCCTGGAGGCGGCGAAAAAGATGGGCAACTTGATCGACGATCTCCTGGCCTTTTCGAGAATTGGACGCACGGAGACGCGCGAGACGACGGTCAGCCTGGAAGAACTTGTAAAGGAAGTTCTAGGCGAAGTGCAGGAGGAGACAGATGGTCGCAATATTGCCTGGAGAATCGGCCCATTGCCCAATTTGTATGCCGACCGTTCGATGCTAAAGCTTGCGCTGGTCAATCTCATTTCCAATGCTGTGAAATTCACACGGACACGCCCGCAAGCCGAAATTGAAATAGGATGTACGGCAAAGGAAGAGGATGGGGTTGTGGTGTTTATCCGGGACAACGGAGTTGGCTTTGATATGAAGTATGTCAACAAGCTATTTGGCGTATTTCAACGTCTTCACCAGTCTGATGCATTTGAAGGCACTGGCATAGGTCTGGCTACCGTGCAACGTATCATCCATCGTCACGGAGGCAGAGTCTGGGCTGAGGGCTTTGTGGATAGAGGTGCGACCTTTTTTTTCTCAGTTCCTGGCCAAAGGAGATAG
- a CDS encoding response regulator, which produces MDMLGRILMVEDDPKDVELTLMALDEYKLANEVVVTRDGEEALDYLYCRGNFSARTSGNPAVLLLDLKLPKVDGLEVLQQIKSDEKLRMIPVVVLTSSREEKDMVASYRHSVNAYVVKPVDFHEFVNAIKELGIFWAIVNEPPPGSIKRN; this is translated from the coding sequence ATGGACATGTTAGGACGCATCTTGATGGTGGAGGACGACCCTAAGGACGTGGAGCTTACTCTGATGGCTCTGGACGAATACAAACTTGCTAATGAGGTTGTTGTCACTCGCGATGGGGAAGAGGCCCTGGACTATCTTTATTGCCGCGGAAACTTCAGTGCGCGTACCAGCGGGAATCCTGCTGTCCTGCTGCTCGATCTAAAGTTGCCTAAGGTTGACGGATTGGAGGTGCTGCAGCAGATCAAGTCTGATGAGAAGCTGAGAATGATTCCCGTGGTGGTGCTGACCTCGTCGCGTGAGGAAAAAGACATGGTGGCGAGCTATAGACATAGTGTGAACGCCTATGTAGTAAAACCAGTTGATTTTCACGAGTTTGTCAATGCCATCAAGGAGCTCGGGATCTTTTGGGCGATTGTCAATGAGCCGCCACCGGGAAGCATAAAAAGGAATTAG